The following DNA comes from Tachysurus fulvidraco isolate hzauxx_2018 unplaced genomic scaffold, HZAU_PFXX_2.0 HiC_scaffold_282_np12, whole genome shotgun sequence.
TAAGTCATataccagtgttgtaatgtaacgaggtaaaaatacttcgtttctgtacttaagtagaaatttcacatatctgtactttacttcgctatatgttaactttcacttttactccactacattttctagataaaatgtatacttttactccgttatatttccactaagcatcgtcgttactcgttactacaaaataaaatcagaagaaatctGTGCGACTGCATTAAGGGacgtttggcgaatcactgctcctagattgcataaCGCTCCGCATGCTCTGCGGAGAAACACAGGTATGCGCAGCGTgtacgcgcagtcagagctggaggcatttataacgttaatcggctgaaagccgcaaagacggcaaccaaaaccaGTGAAATTTCGCTATTCTTATGCAGAGTATATACAGAGTGatactgtagcacaaacaaaatattaatgcaaacattccattcaatactaaataaaagataggcacaggctccccgtgacccgaggtagtttggataagcgttagaaaataaataaatgagtgagtgagtgagtgagtgcgttcATTGAACACACTGTTcatagagaatgcacacatacatgaactgatttgattcgagactggcatcattacatcatgcataacattttggtgtccacttttgccattttaaataataccataacttttggcttactatgtagtcatataatatataatataaaactcttcttgttgtaaattctcactgagggataaaacccctaaagatgaaaccctagaaccgcccctgctcttatgcctagagaaaatcactgaaattttactttttacttttacttcaaatacttaagtacatttaatatcagaaaattacttttgatacttaagtacagtaaatatcagatataagacttttacttgagtaatattctaaaaggtgactttcacttctaccaaagtctttttctagtacgatacttgtacttttactcaagtattgttttctagtactttatagaACACTgtcatatacactacaccatcactaaTGACTTGACTAATCACAGACTATTGACAGTATTTATTGCAGTGTTTATTTTGAGGTTTTAATAATAAGATTATGTTTCTGCAGAGAGTCCTAAAGCTGTGGTGACCATAAATCCTGACACACATGTGTTCGGAGGAGAGACTGTGACTCTCAGGTGTGAAATACAAGGAGGAGGAGACACTGAGTGGACATACAGCTGGTATAAAGATGACCAAATCTACCAAGACCACAAAACCCAGGAGTTCAGCCTCAGCTCAGTTAGAAATGAACACAGTGGTAAATACACCTGTAGTGGGAGGATACGCAGTGACTATCAGAGCTCCGAGATCAGTGATGCTGTTACTCtcactgtatcaggtgagtgtgtgagtttgttttatCTTGTCATTAATTATATGTAAACTCTGTATGATTTTGTTCCATGTTTGTTATCCATTAGATGTAGCAGAGACAGTAATGACTGTGTCTCCACTGATCTGGCTGATTGAAGGAGATTcagtgactctaagctgtgaTGTTAAACACTCCTCTACAGGCTGGACATTCAGCTGGTACAAAGAT
Coding sequences within:
- the LOC125140404 gene encoding low affinity immunoglobulin gamma Fc region receptor III-A-like, with the protein product SPKAVVTINPDTHVFGGETVTLRCEIQGGGDTEWTYSWYKDDQIYQDHKTQEFSLSSVRNEHSGKYTCSGRIRSDYQSSEISDAVTLTVSDVAETVMTVSPLIWLIEGDSVTLSCDVKHSSTGWTFSWYKDVLYTDRHGSLRSRTLLHSDSSRGSGGSYTLSPVTLNHTGVYMCRAERGVFQTTKHRHCGSLVRK